One window of the Pedobacter ginsengisoli genome contains the following:
- the guaB gene encoding IMP dehydrogenase, with amino-acid sequence MQLDPNKFIAEGLTYDDVLLVPAYSEVLPRDVDTGSFLTKKIRINVPVVSAAMDTVTESGLAIAIAQAGGIGMLHKNMSIERQAEEVRKVKRSESGMIQDPVTLSKDAKVADAFQIMKEFKIGGIPVIDSDRKLVGIITNRDLRFQKDMQRKVSEVMTSENLITAAEGTTLLQAEEILQDYKIEKLPVIDSEGKLAGLITFKDIQKYKNYPKACKDEHGRLRVGAAVGVAADNIDRVAALVQAGVDVVTVDTAHGHSKGVIDMVKAIKAKFPDLQVIAGNIATADAARALAAAGADAVKVGIGPGSICTTRIIAGVGVPQLYAVFECAQALIGTGIPVIADGGIKQTGDIVKAIAAGASSIMAGSLFAGVEESPGETIIYEGRKFKSYRGMGSVEAMQQGSKDRYFQDEEDVVTKLVPEGIVGRVPYKGTLAEVIYQYVGGLRAGMHYCGAATIEDLQKAKFVRITAAGMRESHPHDISITKEAPNYSR; translated from the coding sequence ATGCAACTCGATCCCAATAAATTTATCGCCGAAGGACTAACATACGATGACGTATTATTAGTGCCTGCTTATTCTGAAGTTCTGCCCCGTGACGTGGATACAGGCAGTTTCCTTACAAAAAAAATACGCATTAATGTTCCCGTAGTTTCTGCAGCAATGGATACTGTAACTGAATCTGGTTTGGCTATTGCCATTGCCCAGGCAGGAGGTATCGGAATGCTACATAAAAACATGAGCATTGAGCGTCAGGCAGAAGAAGTAAGAAAAGTAAAACGCTCAGAAAGTGGAATGATCCAGGATCCTGTTACTCTAAGCAAAGATGCTAAAGTTGCTGATGCTTTTCAGATCATGAAGGAATTTAAAATAGGCGGAATTCCTGTTATAGATTCAGATCGAAAATTGGTTGGTATAATTACCAATAGAGATTTACGCTTCCAAAAAGATATGCAACGTAAAGTTTCTGAAGTGATGACCAGTGAAAATCTAATCACTGCTGCTGAGGGTACAACACTTTTACAGGCGGAAGAAATTTTACAAGATTATAAAATTGAAAAACTTCCTGTAATTGATAGTGAAGGTAAATTGGCTGGGTTAATTACATTCAAGGATATCCAGAAATATAAAAATTATCCTAAAGCCTGTAAAGACGAACATGGCAGATTACGCGTAGGTGCTGCAGTAGGTGTAGCAGCTGATAACATTGATCGTGTAGCTGCATTGGTACAAGCTGGAGTTGATGTAGTTACAGTTGATACTGCACACGGCCACTCTAAAGGAGTTATCGATATGGTTAAAGCCATTAAAGCTAAGTTTCCTGACTTACAGGTTATTGCTGGTAATATTGCTACAGCAGATGCTGCAAGGGCATTGGCAGCTGCCGGAGCTGATGCTGTAAAAGTTGGTATTGGTCCGGGTTCTATCTGTACTACCAGAATTATAGCTGGTGTAGGTGTGCCTCAGCTATATGCAGTATTTGAATGTGCTCAGGCATTAATTGGTACAGGAATTCCTGTAATTGCTGACGGTGGTATCAAACAAACAGGAGATATTGTTAAAGCTATAGCAGCCGGAGCTAGTTCAATTATGGCAGGATCTTTATTCGCAGGAGTAGAGGAGTCACCAGGAGAAACCATTATTTACGAAGGACGTAAGTTCAAATCATACAGAGGAATGGGATCTGTTGAAGCAATGCAACAAGGATCAAAAGACCGTTATTTCCAGGATGAGGAAGATGTAGTTACCAAATTGGTACCAGAAGGCATTGTAGGTCGTGTACCTTATAAAGGAACATTGGCCGAAGTGATTTATCAATATGTAGGAGGCTTAAGAGCAGGTATGCACTATTGTGGTGCTGCAACTATTGAAGATTTACAGAAAGCTAAATTTGTACGCATTACAGCTGCCGGAATGAGAGAGAGTCATCCCCATGATATTTCAATCACTAAAGAAGCTCCAAATTATTCACGTTAA
- a CDS encoding glycoside hydrolase family 88 protein: MMRKLFVAVCFLLINNGMLNAQNRDGKMGQLIDEQFKFADQQYKVLAKNVPADVMPKTYYEKTDKVETSDTKWWCSGFFPGTLLYIYEYTKDSDILKEAKARLSILEKEKHYTGNHDLGFMMYCSFGNAYRILKDPSYKKTIDTAAQSLSTRFHPEAGVIQSWNSSKKMAGPVIIDNMMNLELLSWVSDHGGDKKYKQIAITHANSTIKNHFRPDFSSYHVIDYDMKTGKVLQKITAQGAADSSAWSRGQAWGLYGYTMMYRFTKNKKYLSQAKNIAKFMLNDPNMPADMIPYWDYNAPGIPNALRDASAGAVMASALLELAQYSDKKERKQYLSVAETALRTLASDTYRAKLGENGGFLLKHSVGSIPHKSEVDVPLTYADYYFLEALHRYKTWYL; the protein is encoded by the coding sequence ATGATGAGAAAACTATTTGTTGCAGTCTGTTTTTTACTGATAAACAATGGAATGCTAAACGCCCAAAATAGGGATGGAAAAATGGGACAGTTGATTGATGAGCAATTTAAATTTGCTGATCAGCAATATAAGGTGCTTGCCAAAAATGTACCTGCAGATGTGATGCCTAAAACCTATTACGAAAAAACAGATAAAGTAGAAACAAGTGATACCAAGTGGTGGTGTAGTGGTTTTTTTCCGGGTACATTGCTTTATATCTATGAGTATACAAAAGATTCAGATATTTTGAAGGAGGCTAAGGCGCGTCTTTCTATTCTGGAAAAAGAAAAGCATTATACAGGTAATCACGATTTAGGTTTTATGATGTATTGCAGTTTTGGTAATGCTTACCGAATCTTGAAAGATCCTTCCTACAAGAAAACAATTGATACAGCAGCCCAATCTTTATCAACACGTTTTCATCCGGAGGCCGGGGTAATCCAGTCGTGGAATTCGAGTAAAAAAATGGCTGGGCCGGTTATTATAGATAATATGATGAATCTGGAGCTGTTGAGCTGGGTAAGTGACCATGGAGGTGATAAAAAATACAAACAGATTGCAATTACTCATGCTAATTCAACTATCAAAAATCATTTCAGACCAGATTTTAGCTCATATCATGTTATTGATTATGATATGAAAACAGGCAAAGTTTTGCAAAAGATAACAGCACAGGGAGCAGCAGACTCATCTGCATGGAGCAGAGGACAAGCCTGGGGCTTGTATGGATATACTATGATGTATCGCTTTACTAAGAACAAGAAGTATTTAAGTCAGGCTAAAAATATAGCTAAATTCATGTTAAACGATCCCAATATGCCTGCAGATATGATTCCTTATTGGGATTATAATGCACCTGGTATACCTAATGCCCTTCGTGATGCTTCTGCGGGTGCCGTTATGGCTTCTGCCTTATTGGAACTTGCGCAGTATTCGGATAAAAAGGAACGTAAACAATATTTAAGTGTTGCAGAAACAGCATTAAGAACGCTTGCTTCTGATACCTACCGTGCAAAACTAGGTGAAAATGGTGGGTTTCTATTGAAGCATAGTGTAGGTTCAATTCCTCATAAATCGGAAGTTGATGTTCCGTTAACCTATGCTGATTACTATTTTTTAGAAGCTTTACACCGTTATAAAACCTGGTACTTATAA
- a CDS encoding LacI family DNA-binding transcriptional regulator, whose protein sequence is MANQKKVQQNTILDIAEALKLSPATISRALNDHPHVKEKTKSDVLKMAAQLGYRRNNMASGLRSNKTHTVGLIVPRISMFFHAEVITTIQNGLQKYGYNLIICQSNDSLDMEKELTEILLSSRVDALIAACTLGTTDFSHFDKLLQNGIPVVFYDRVPLTEQQATIIKGDDFRGGYIATSHLIETGCKRIAHISGPLTSNLYQDRSAGFLKAMEQHKLPVHQNWIFHQELTHANAREAMRKLFDADVMPDGLFTDNDTSAIAALEFAREKGIVVPAELKIIGYSNDPRTSIITPAITTIEQFPDEVGKKIVETLMNLLKNATNVTNETIVPITIPVQLIRRMTT, encoded by the coding sequence ATGGCCAACCAAAAAAAAGTACAGCAAAATACAATTCTCGATATAGCGGAAGCGCTAAAGCTTTCGCCCGCAACAATTTCCCGTGCACTTAACGATCATCCGCACGTAAAGGAGAAAACAAAAAGCGATGTGCTAAAAATGGCTGCTCAGTTGGGGTATAGGCGTAATAACATGGCATCAGGTTTAAGAAGCAACAAAACCCATACAGTGGGGCTTATTGTACCAAGGATTTCGATGTTTTTTCATGCAGAGGTTATTACCACTATTCAAAACGGTTTACAGAAATATGGATACAACCTGATTATATGTCAGTCTAACGACTCTCTGGACATGGAAAAGGAGCTTACAGAAATACTTTTATCGTCAAGAGTGGATGCCTTAATTGCAGCATGCACGCTGGGGACTACAGATTTTAGCCATTTTGATAAGCTTTTGCAAAATGGTATTCCTGTGGTTTTTTATGATCGCGTGCCTTTAACTGAACAGCAGGCAACGATAATTAAGGGAGATGATTTTAGAGGAGGATATATTGCAACTTCGCACCTTATTGAAACTGGCTGCAAACGAATTGCTCATATTTCGGGCCCTTTAACTTCAAATTTATATCAGGATCGATCGGCTGGTTTTTTAAAAGCAATGGAGCAGCATAAACTTCCTGTGCATCAAAACTGGATATTTCATCAGGAATTAACGCATGCCAACGCCAGAGAAGCCATGCGGAAACTATTTGATGCAGATGTTATGCCCGATGGTTTATTTACAGATAATGACACCAGCGCAATAGCAGCCCTTGAATTTGCAAGAGAAAAGGGGATTGTGGTTCCTGCTGAGTTAAAAATTATAGGTTATTCAAATGATCCCCGAACATCAATAATTACTCCTGCAATAACCACAATAGAACAGTTTCCTGATGAAGTAGGTAAAAAGATAGTTGAAACGCTAATGAATTTATTAAAAAATGCTACAAACGTAACTAATGAAACAATAGTGCCAATTACTATACCTGTTCAGCTAATTAGAAGAATGACAACCTAA
- a CDS encoding (Fe-S)-binding protein, with product MTVGLFIPCYIDQFYPNAAIATLTLLKKLGVNVVYPTKQTCCGQPMANSGFEHLTQGCNDLFIENFSEFDYVVSPSGSCVLHIKDHLHADKAEDKALGIRKKIYELTEFLTDVLKVEKLSASFPHKVGVHQSCHGQRGLMLAQMTELVEAPFSKPLHLLNMVKGLELINLKRPDECCGFGGTFCVAEEAVSAKMGKDRVADHINGGAEYITAADMSCLMHMEGILRRENSNVKVIHIAEILNAQEF from the coding sequence ATGACTGTTGGACTTTTTATTCCCTGTTACATAGACCAGTTCTACCCTAACGCTGCCATTGCAACCTTAACTTTATTAAAAAAACTTGGAGTTAACGTAGTTTACCCTACTAAGCAAACCTGTTGCGGGCAACCTATGGCAAACTCCGGATTTGAACACCTTACACAAGGATGTAATGATTTATTTATAGAAAACTTTTCCGAATTTGACTATGTTGTTTCACCTTCCGGAAGTTGCGTACTCCATATCAAAGATCATCTTCATGCAGACAAGGCGGAAGATAAAGCGCTTGGAATCAGAAAGAAAATTTATGAATTAACTGAATTCCTTACAGATGTACTTAAGGTTGAGAAATTGTCTGCTAGCTTTCCTCATAAAGTTGGAGTGCACCAAAGCTGTCATGGGCAGCGTGGACTAATGCTCGCTCAAATGACAGAACTTGTAGAAGCTCCTTTCTCTAAACCACTGCATCTATTAAATATGGTTAAAGGTTTGGAGTTAATAAATTTGAAACGTCCCGATGAATGTTGTGGTTTTGGAGGTACTTTTTGTGTTGCAGAAGAAGCTGTATCTGCAAAAATGGGTAAAGACAGGGTGGCAGATCATATTAATGGCGGTGCCGAATACATTACCGCGGCAGACATGTCCTGCCTGATGCATATGGAAGGCATATTACGCAGAGAGAACAGTAATGTTAAAGTAATACACATTGCAGAGATATTAAACGCACAGGAATTTTAA
- a CDS encoding beta-N-acetylhexosaminidase, with the protein MKLKRLLLAWSLLFGYQATNAQETCPIIPQPVKFAKTNGVFVLNTHTPVVIETELLRPVANYLQQELLKEQGVPLSVYKVAKATGIKLILTSKKGADAYTLEINPKGVLITANDAEGAFYGVVSLLQIARQSKNVKGSLSLQGWKIQDSPLYEWRGLMLDESRHFFGIAKVKSILDWMAFYKLNRFHWHLTDEPAWRIEIKKYPGLALIGGIGDFLDGTLPSQYYTQEQVKEVVAYAAQRFITVIPEIDMPGHASAANRAYPEFSGGGSEGHPEFTFNPGKESTYQYLTNILRETNALFPSGMIHLGGDEVSYGNQQWSSNADIKALMQNKGLANVKEVEKYFMKRMADSVYNMNAKLLVWDEMAEVDLPKDKTIIFWWRHDKPDMLNLSLKKGYETVLCPRLPFYFDFVQDSTHNYGRKWSNKLYNALESVYSFSQDNYIGGSVNKNQILGVQADLWAETIQSDQRLDYLLFPRITALAEAAWSKNGKDFQGFMQRLKMHIPLFQQASLYYYDPFNPTKNPEPVRIGAGVKRFDTGF; encoded by the coding sequence ATGAAATTAAAACGATTATTACTTGCTTGGAGTTTGCTGTTTGGATATCAGGCCACAAATGCCCAGGAAACTTGCCCAATAATCCCTCAGCCTGTAAAGTTTGCTAAAACAAACGGAGTTTTTGTGCTAAACACTCATACCCCCGTAGTTATAGAGACAGAACTTTTAAGGCCAGTTGCTAATTATCTTCAGCAAGAACTGCTGAAGGAGCAGGGGGTACCATTAAGTGTTTACAAAGTAGCTAAAGCTACGGGCATAAAACTGATACTTACTTCGAAAAAAGGAGCAGATGCCTACACGCTTGAAATAAATCCGAAAGGTGTTTTGATAACAGCCAATGATGCAGAGGGTGCCTTTTATGGGGTAGTGTCCTTACTGCAAATTGCGCGGCAATCAAAAAATGTAAAAGGATCACTTTCATTACAAGGATGGAAAATACAGGATAGCCCTTTGTATGAATGGCGGGGTTTAATGCTTGATGAATCAAGACACTTCTTTGGTATCGCAAAAGTTAAATCGATCCTGGACTGGATGGCATTTTATAAATTGAATCGTTTTCACTGGCATCTTACCGATGAGCCTGCATGGCGTATTGAAATTAAAAAATATCCGGGGCTCGCATTAATTGGTGGTATTGGTGATTTTTTGGATGGAACTTTACCTTCACAATATTATACACAAGAACAGGTGAAGGAAGTAGTAGCTTATGCGGCTCAGAGATTTATTACTGTTATCCCGGAAATAGATATGCCAGGACATGCTTCTGCAGCGAACCGTGCATATCCTGAATTTAGCGGAGGTGGATCTGAAGGACATCCTGAGTTCACTTTTAATCCAGGTAAAGAAAGTACTTATCAATATCTTACAAATATCCTTAGGGAAACAAATGCATTGTTCCCCTCTGGAATGATCCATCTTGGTGGCGATGAGGTAAGTTATGGAAATCAGCAATGGTCTTCAAATGCTGATATTAAAGCATTAATGCAAAACAAGGGGCTGGCAAATGTTAAAGAAGTAGAAAAATATTTCATGAAACGTATGGCAGATTCGGTATATAATATGAATGCCAAGCTCTTAGTTTGGGACGAGATGGCCGAAGTAGACCTGCCTAAAGACAAAACGATTATCTTCTGGTGGAGACACGATAAACCAGATATGTTAAATCTTTCGTTAAAAAAGGGATATGAGACAGTACTGTGCCCTCGATTACCGTTTTATTTTGATTTTGTTCAGGATAGCACCCATAATTACGGTCGCAAATGGAGCAATAAATTATACAATGCATTAGAAAGCGTTTATTCTTTTTCTCAGGATAATTACATAGGCGGTTCTGTGAATAAAAACCAAATTCTGGGCGTACAGGCAGATTTATGGGCAGAAACAATTCAAAGCGATCAAAGGCTGGATTATCTGTTGTTTCCGCGAATAACTGCTTTGGCAGAAGCTGCATGGAGTAAAAATGGAAAGGATTTTCAAGGATTTATGCAACGTTTAAAAATGCATATTCCACTATTTCAGCAGGCGTCACTTTATTATTATGACCCATTTAATCCAACAAAGAATCCTGAGCCTGTGAGAATAGGAGCAGGAGTAAAACGGTTTGATACTGGATTTTAG
- the map gene encoding type I methionyl aminopeptidase, which yields MSITSSEELLGMQEISKAVAETLKQMRAHATPGMTAKELDDFGGAMLSSLGAKSAPRLTYNFPGWTCISVNNEIAHGLPTEDKIFKEGDLINIDVSAELNGFWADNGGSFILGKDINELQPLVDASKQILRKAINQIKGGVKIADIGKLIETEARKSGYKVIKNLAGHGVGRSLHEEPHEILNCYDRFNTTRFRKNSIVAIETFIATASTYADQEKDGWTLVGNKGGYVAQHEHTIMVTDGKPVILTAVNNIWE from the coding sequence ATGTCAATTACATCGAGTGAAGAACTTTTAGGAATGCAGGAGATCAGCAAAGCTGTAGCAGAAACTCTTAAACAAATGAGAGCACACGCTACTCCAGGTATGACAGCTAAAGAATTGGACGATTTTGGAGGAGCAATGTTAAGTTCCCTCGGAGCAAAGTCAGCACCAAGACTAACCTATAACTTTCCTGGGTGGACATGTATAAGTGTGAACAATGAGATTGCTCATGGTCTTCCTACCGAAGATAAAATTTTTAAAGAGGGCGATCTCATTAATATTGATGTGTCTGCAGAATTAAATGGTTTTTGGGCAGATAATGGTGGTTCTTTTATACTAGGAAAAGATATCAACGAACTTCAACCACTTGTAGATGCCTCAAAACAAATATTACGTAAAGCCATAAATCAGATAAAAGGAGGAGTAAAGATTGCAGATATTGGTAAATTGATTGAAACAGAAGCCCGTAAATCAGGATATAAAGTAATTAAAAACCTTGCCGGACATGGTGTAGGCAGAAGTTTACATGAAGAGCCACATGAAATCCTGAACTGCTACGATAGATTTAATACCACCCGCTTCAGAAAGAATTCTATAGTGGCTATTGAAACCTTTATCGCCACTGCTTCAACTTATGCTGATCAGGAGAAGGATGGGTGGACATTAGTGGGCAACAAAGGTGGTTACGTAGCTCAACACGAACATACTATAATGGTTACTGATGGCAAACCGGTCATCCTTACTGCAGTAAACAACATTTGGGAATAG
- a CDS encoding SDR family oxidoreductase, whose amino-acid sequence MAILDLFNLKGKTALVTGCKRGIGKAMAEALAEAGADIIGVSANLELSGSDVENSVTLLGRKFYAYQCDFSNRSSLKQFIEQVKKDHPVIDILINNAGTILRKPVSEHPDEYWDEVIAVNQSAPFILTREIGKEMVLRGYGKVIFTASLLTFQGGITVPGYAASKGAIGQLTKAFANEWAAKGVNVNAIAPGYISTDNTTALRADENRSRSIMERIPAGRWGEPEDFKGPVVFLATEASSYMHGTVMTVDGGWMGR is encoded by the coding sequence ATGGCGATACTTGATTTATTTAATTTAAAAGGAAAAACTGCTTTAGTAACAGGATGTAAAAGAGGTATAGGAAAAGCTATGGCAGAAGCACTTGCGGAAGCGGGAGCGGATATTATTGGTGTGTCTGCCAATTTAGAATTATCAGGCAGCGATGTAGAAAATTCTGTAACATTACTTGGTAGAAAATTTTATGCATACCAATGTGATTTTAGTAATCGCAGCTCGCTTAAGCAATTTATTGAACAGGTTAAGAAAGATCATCCGGTAATTGATATCCTTATAAATAATGCCGGAACAATTTTAAGAAAGCCCGTATCAGAACACCCGGATGAGTATTGGGATGAAGTGATAGCTGTAAATCAATCCGCTCCTTTTATTCTTACCAGAGAAATTGGAAAAGAAATGGTTTTGCGGGGATATGGTAAGGTAATTTTTACCGCTTCTCTGCTAACTTTTCAAGGTGGAATTACAGTGCCGGGCTATGCCGCCAGTAAAGGGGCGATTGGGCAGTTAACCAAAGCCTTTGCTAACGAATGGGCAGCTAAAGGAGTAAATGTTAATGCAATTGCACCCGGATACATTTCAACTGATAATACAACTGCATTAAGAGCTGATGAGAATCGCAGTCGCTCTATTATGGAACGTATTCCTGCAGGACGATGGGGCGAACCGGAAGATTTCAAAGGACCGGTTGTTTTTCTGGCTACAGAGGCTTCTTCCTATATGCATGGTACAGTAATGACTGTAGATGGTGGATGGATGGGTAGATAA
- the kduI gene encoding 5-dehydro-4-deoxy-D-glucuronate isomerase, with translation MQTNFESRYALSPTETKQMNTVDLRKNFLIPHIFEADHINLTLSHYDRYISGGVMPVNEVVQLSNPDSLKAEYFLERRELGIINVGGKGTIIADGVNYDIDFKEALYLGKGTKNVTFASADKEKPAKFYINSAPAHHKYPSKKVSKAEAEIVELGTAETANHRIINKLLVNSVLPTCQLQMGMTELKSGSVWNTMPAHTHDRRMEVYFYFEVPQGQSVCHFMGEPQETRHIWMQNEQAVISPNWSIHSGAGTSNYTFIWGMAGENLDYGDMDHCAINELK, from the coding sequence ATGCAAACAAATTTCGAAAGCAGATACGCTCTAAGTCCCACTGAAACCAAACAGATGAATACGGTAGATTTGCGCAAAAATTTTCTGATTCCCCATATCTTCGAGGCTGATCATATTAATCTTACCCTATCTCATTACGATCGATATATTTCGGGAGGAGTAATGCCTGTAAATGAAGTTGTACAGCTTTCAAACCCTGACAGTTTAAAAGCTGAGTACTTTTTAGAAAGAAGGGAATTGGGTATTATTAATGTAGGCGGCAAGGGTACTATTATTGCCGATGGAGTTAATTATGATATTGATTTCAAGGAAGCACTTTACCTTGGTAAGGGCACTAAAAATGTAACATTTGCATCGGCTGATAAGGAGAAACCAGCAAAGTTTTATATTAATTCTGCACCGGCTCATCATAAATATCCAAGTAAAAAAGTTTCAAAGGCCGAGGCAGAGATTGTGGAGCTTGGAACTGCTGAAACTGCAAATCATAGGATAATAAATAAGCTATTAGTGAATAGTGTTTTGCCTACATGTCAGCTGCAAATGGGAATGACGGAACTAAAGAGTGGAAGCGTTTGGAATACAATGCCAGCACATACTCATGATCGTCGCATGGAGGTTTATTTCTATTTCGAAGTTCCGCAAGGTCAAAGTGTTTGTCATTTTATGGGTGAACCACAGGAAACGCGACATATTTGGATGCAGAATGAACAGGCTGTAATTTCGCCTAATTGGTCTATACATTCGGGTGCAGGTACAAGTAATTATACATTTATCTGGGGCATGGCAGGAGAAAATCTTGACTACGGAGACATGGATCACTGTGCAATTAATGAGCTTAAATAG
- a CDS encoding DUF4861 family protein encodes MKKVFALLLLLPGASFFAQAQTNVVKSTIVVNNSSNVERVGEVLSVNWTSIITKYPGIDTLNFKVLDAATKKEIPFQLEHKGEVAIQNLLIQVNVKAKGNVRLLIVPGKPAAIAKKTYGRYVPERYDDFAWENDKVANRMYGKALETRKDNAFGIDIWVKRTSKLVINDWYKTGDYHKDHGSGMDYYSVGLTLGAGDIAPYVNDSVYYSKNYHHWKVLDNGPLRTSFQLGYDEWDVAGKPVKVLKTISLDAGSHFNRIQADYSYPESGDLPVVIGIVKRAEPGVVMMDEQQGIMGYWEPEHGADGTTGVATIIPGGKVKMDTDKVHLLTHTVIKSKEPIVYYNGSAWSKGNEITTAKEWFKHLESFNQKLNYPLTVKVQ; translated from the coding sequence ATGAAAAAAGTATTTGCTTTATTACTGTTGTTACCTGGTGCATCTTTTTTTGCACAGGCACAAACAAATGTGGTAAAATCTACCATTGTTGTAAATAATTCATCTAATGTAGAAAGGGTGGGTGAGGTATTGTCTGTTAACTGGACTTCTATTATTACAAAATATCCAGGTATTGATACATTGAACTTCAAAGTATTGGATGCCGCCACCAAAAAAGAAATTCCTTTTCAGTTGGAGCACAAAGGAGAAGTAGCAATACAGAATTTGCTAATACAGGTTAATGTTAAAGCTAAAGGAAATGTTAGGCTTCTGATTGTGCCGGGTAAGCCTGCTGCCATAGCAAAGAAAACCTATGGACGATATGTGCCTGAACGTTACGATGACTTTGCGTGGGAAAATGATAAAGTGGCTAATCGTATGTACGGAAAAGCTTTGGAGACCAGAAAAGATAATGCTTTTGGGATAGATATTTGGGTTAAAAGAACAAGCAAACTTGTAATTAATGATTGGTACAAAACAGGCGACTACCATAAAGATCATGGTAGTGGAATGGATTATTATAGCGTAGGTTTAACTTTAGGAGCAGGTGATATTGCTCCTTACGTCAACGATTCTGTTTACTATTCAAAGAATTATCATCACTGGAAAGTATTAGACAATGGTCCCCTTCGTACCTCTTTTCAATTAGGATATGACGAGTGGGATGTTGCAGGTAAGCCAGTTAAAGTTTTGAAAACAATATCTTTAGATGCGGGCTCTCACTTTAACCGTATACAAGCTGATTATTCTTATCCGGAAAGTGGAGATCTTCCAGTAGTGATAGGTATCGTGAAACGAGCAGAACCAGGAGTGGTAATGATGGATGAGCAGCAAGGCATAATGGGATATTGGGAACCAGAACATGGAGCAGATGGGACTACCGGGGTAGCGACAATAATTCCTGGTGGGAAGGTAAAGATGGATACTGATAAAGTTCATCTATTGACCCATACCGTAATAAAAAGCAAAGAGCCAATAGTTTATTATAATGGCTCGGCATGGAGCAAGGGCAATGAAATTACTACAGCAAAAGAATGGTTTAAACATCTTGAAAGTTTTAATCAGAAATTAAACTACCCACTAACGGTAAAAGTGCAATAA